From Saccopteryx leptura isolate mSacLep1 chromosome 3, mSacLep1_pri_phased_curated, whole genome shotgun sequence, one genomic window encodes:
- the ORC1 gene encoding origin recognition complex subunit 1 isoform X1: MSPRSSWRPRDLEPGSSASQSDALSTAPLPGGMAHYFTRLKTRQTYSWVGSPVLDQKLHYRNYKEMSVTSRGCSTKIHIQVGQFVLIEGDDDENPYVAKLIELFEDDSESPFSKRARVQWLIRFCEIPVGKQHLLGRKPDAQEIFWYDCPVCDSNIDAEAIISPVQVVSLAPDEVLPMDLKNEKTLFVKLSWNERNFRPLTPELFAELNKLQEGSFRCQKPMEAKTHGTESPSWTTTEHVLKRIESRHSTSKSHQIPTHHVTPRARKKLELGSFPVIPDPGTSQQTSSLGSPRRPKWKVAPEITSPSKRSQREALQTSSRALKAPEKTGESQHSYADENKKPSRGCHMNLRARVAALKTTEFSEERRLSPVSGGERSSVVPCVVLKPERIRKRKAETPEAQDEAPSTPHRTRRKSFLLTLNRIKQQLRFLGNSKNDEDEEFLSETEISDSNTVEEEALTPPLPRRTCSYVSRNLHSSTKSSLETLSKTPKKTPKPRMPRDATPQICRRNVAAQGPATVLEEARLSLHVSAVPDSLPCREKEFQDIYNFVESKLLDHTGGCMYISGVPGTGKTATVHEVIHYLQRAAQAKALPPFQYIEVNGMKLTEPHQVYVQILQKMTGQKATANHAVEVLAKRFCTQGSSQETTVLLVDELDLLWTQKQDVMYNLFDWPTHKEARLVVLAIANTMDLPERIMMNRVSSRLGLTRMSFQPYTYRQLQQILVSRLQHLKAFEDDAIQLVARKVAALSGDARRCLDICRRATEICELSCQKPDSPGVVTVAHLLEAVDEMFSSSYITAIKNSSVMEKSFLRAILTEFHRSGLEEATFQQVYRQHVELCRMEGLPYPTMSETMAVCSHLGSCRLLLVEPSRNDMLLRLRLNVSQGDVLYALKDE; the protein is encoded by the exons atgagcccgcgctcaagctggcgacctcgggatctggaacctgggtcctcagcgtcccagtctgatgctctatccactgcaccactgcctg GAGGCATGGCACATTACTTCACAAGGCTGAAGACCAGACAAACTTACTCATGGGTTGGAAGCCCGGTGTTGGATCAAAAACTACACTACCGAAACTACAA AGAAATGAGTGTGACATCAAGAGGTTGTTCGACTAAGATTCACATCCAAGTGGGACAGTTCGTGTTGATTGAAGGGGATGATGATGAAAATCCGTATGTTGCTAAATTGATTGAGCTGTTTGAAGATG ATTCTGAATCTCCTTTCAGTAAGCGTGCTCGAGTACAGTGGCTTATCCGATTCTGTGAAATCCCTGTTGGTAAACAGCATTTGCTGGGTCGGAAGCCTGATGCACAGGAGATATTCTGGTATGATTGCCCTGTCTGTGACAGCAACATTGATGCTGAGGCCATCATCAGCCCTGTGCAG GTAGTATCTTTAGCCCCTGATGAAGTATTACCTATGGAtctgaaaaatgagaagacaCTCTTTGTAAAACTGTCTTGGAATGAAAGGAACTTCAGACCATTAACCCCAGAGCTGTTTGCGGAGTTGAATAAGCTGCAAGAAGGCAGTTTTAGATGCCAGAAGCCCATGGAAGCCAAAACTCATGGCACAGAAAGCCCTTCTTGGACCACAACAGAGCATGTGCTCAAAAGGATTGAATCAAGGCACTCCACCTCCAAATCCCATCAAATTCCTACCCATCATGTTACCCCAAGGGCAAGGAAGAAGCTAGAGCTTGGCA GTTTCCCTGTGATACCTGACCCTGGGACTTCCCAGCAGACTTCATCTTTGGGTTCTCCCAGAAGACCTAAATGGAAAGTGGCCCCTGAGATCACCTCACCTTCTAAGAGGTCTCAGCGCGAGGCACTTCAGACCTCATCTCGAGCTCTGAAAGCCCCAGAGAAAACTGGGGAGAGTCAACACTCTTATGCTGATGAGAACAAGAAGCCTTCACGTGGATGTCACATGAATCTGAGAGCCCGAGTTGCAGCTTTGAAAACCACAGAGTTTAGTGAGGAAAGAAGACTTAGCCCTGTCAGTGGGGGAGAGAGGTCCTCGGTGGTGCCCTGTGTGGTTCTGAAACCAGAAAGGATCAGAAAGAG GAAGGCAGAAACCCCAGAAGCTCAGGACGAAGCTCCCTCTACTCCCCATCGTACCCGCAGAAAGAGTTTTCTCTTGACTTTGAATCGGATCAAGCAGCAGCTTCG GTTTTTAGGTAATAGTAAAAATGACGAAGATGAAGAGTTTCTGTCGGAAACAGAGATTTCAGACTCTAACACTGTGGAGGAAGAGGCTTTGACACCACCCCTTCCAAGGAGAACATGCAGTTATGTGTCCAGAAATCTACACTCTTCCACAAAGTCATCCTTAGAGACCCTCTCCAAGACACCAAAGAAAACT CCCAAGCCTAGGATGCCACGCGATGCCACTCCCCAGATCTGCCGCCGAAACGTGGCTGCCCAGGGGCCGGCCACCGTGCTAGAGGAGGCGCGGCTGAG TCTGCACGTTTCTGCTGTACCTGACTCTCTTCCCTGCCGGGAAAAGGAATTCCAAGATATCTACAACTTTGTGGAAAGCAAACTCCTTGACCATACTGGAGG GTGCATGTATATCTCCGGGGTACCTGGGACAGGGAAGACTGCCACTGTGCACGAGGTGATCCACTACCTGCAGCGGGCGGCCCAAGCAAaggctcttcctccctttcagtacATTGAAGTCAATGGCATGAAGCTGACAGAGCCCCACCAAGTCTATGTGCAAATCTTGCAG AAGATGACAGGCCAAAAGGCAACAGCTAACCATGCAGTAGAAGTGCTGGCAAAGCGATTTTGCACTCAAGGGTCCTCTCAGGAAACCACTGTGCTGCTTGTGGACGAG CTCGACCTTCTGTGGACTCAGAAGCAAGATGTAATGTACAATCTCTTTGACTGGCCCACTCACAAGGAAGCCCGGCTTGTGGTCCTGGCCATTGCCAATACCATGGACCTGCCAGAGCGCATCATGATGAACCGGGTATCAAGCCGACTG GGTCTCACCAGGATGTCCTTCCAGCCCTATACTTACAGGCAGTTGCAGCAGATCCTAGTGTCCCGACTCCAACATTTAAAAGCCTTTGAGGATGATGCCATCCAGTTGGTGGCCAGGAAG GTAGCAGCCCTCTCTGGGGATGCACGGCGCTGCCTGGACATTTGTAGGCGTGCCACGGAGATCTGTGAACTCTCCTGCCAGAAGCCTGACTCCCCTGGCGTGGTCACTGTAGCCCACTTGCTGGAAGCAGTCGATGAGATGTTTTCGTCATCCTACATCACTGCCATCAA aaattcCTCTGTTATGGAAAAGAGCTTCCTGAGAGCAATCCTCACAGAGTTTCATCGATCAGGACTGGAAGAAGCAACATTTCAACAG
- the ORC1 gene encoding origin recognition complex subunit 1 isoform X2 — protein sequence MAHYFTRLKTRQTYSWVGSPVLDQKLHYRNYKEMSVTSRGCSTKIHIQVGQFVLIEGDDDENPYVAKLIELFEDDSESPFSKRARVQWLIRFCEIPVGKQHLLGRKPDAQEIFWYDCPVCDSNIDAEAIISPVQVVSLAPDEVLPMDLKNEKTLFVKLSWNERNFRPLTPELFAELNKLQEGSFRCQKPMEAKTHGTESPSWTTTEHVLKRIESRHSTSKSHQIPTHHVTPRARKKLELGSFPVIPDPGTSQQTSSLGSPRRPKWKVAPEITSPSKRSQREALQTSSRALKAPEKTGESQHSYADENKKPSRGCHMNLRARVAALKTTEFSEERRLSPVSGGERSSVVPCVVLKPERIRKRKAETPEAQDEAPSTPHRTRRKSFLLTLNRIKQQLRFLGNSKNDEDEEFLSETEISDSNTVEEEALTPPLPRRTCSYVSRNLHSSTKSSLETLSKTPKKTPKPRMPRDATPQICRRNVAAQGPATVLEEARLSLHVSAVPDSLPCREKEFQDIYNFVESKLLDHTGGCMYISGVPGTGKTATVHEVIHYLQRAAQAKALPPFQYIEVNGMKLTEPHQVYVQILQKMTGQKATANHAVEVLAKRFCTQGSSQETTVLLVDELDLLWTQKQDVMYNLFDWPTHKEARLVVLAIANTMDLPERIMMNRVSSRLGLTRMSFQPYTYRQLQQILVSRLQHLKAFEDDAIQLVARKVAALSGDARRCLDICRRATEICELSCQKPDSPGVVTVAHLLEAVDEMFSSSYITAIKNSSVMEKSFLRAILTEFHRSGLEEATFQQVYRQHVELCRMEGLPYPTMSETMAVCSHLGSCRLLLVEPSRNDMLLRLRLNVSQGDVLYALKDE from the exons ATGGCACATTACTTCACAAGGCTGAAGACCAGACAAACTTACTCATGGGTTGGAAGCCCGGTGTTGGATCAAAAACTACACTACCGAAACTACAA AGAAATGAGTGTGACATCAAGAGGTTGTTCGACTAAGATTCACATCCAAGTGGGACAGTTCGTGTTGATTGAAGGGGATGATGATGAAAATCCGTATGTTGCTAAATTGATTGAGCTGTTTGAAGATG ATTCTGAATCTCCTTTCAGTAAGCGTGCTCGAGTACAGTGGCTTATCCGATTCTGTGAAATCCCTGTTGGTAAACAGCATTTGCTGGGTCGGAAGCCTGATGCACAGGAGATATTCTGGTATGATTGCCCTGTCTGTGACAGCAACATTGATGCTGAGGCCATCATCAGCCCTGTGCAG GTAGTATCTTTAGCCCCTGATGAAGTATTACCTATGGAtctgaaaaatgagaagacaCTCTTTGTAAAACTGTCTTGGAATGAAAGGAACTTCAGACCATTAACCCCAGAGCTGTTTGCGGAGTTGAATAAGCTGCAAGAAGGCAGTTTTAGATGCCAGAAGCCCATGGAAGCCAAAACTCATGGCACAGAAAGCCCTTCTTGGACCACAACAGAGCATGTGCTCAAAAGGATTGAATCAAGGCACTCCACCTCCAAATCCCATCAAATTCCTACCCATCATGTTACCCCAAGGGCAAGGAAGAAGCTAGAGCTTGGCA GTTTCCCTGTGATACCTGACCCTGGGACTTCCCAGCAGACTTCATCTTTGGGTTCTCCCAGAAGACCTAAATGGAAAGTGGCCCCTGAGATCACCTCACCTTCTAAGAGGTCTCAGCGCGAGGCACTTCAGACCTCATCTCGAGCTCTGAAAGCCCCAGAGAAAACTGGGGAGAGTCAACACTCTTATGCTGATGAGAACAAGAAGCCTTCACGTGGATGTCACATGAATCTGAGAGCCCGAGTTGCAGCTTTGAAAACCACAGAGTTTAGTGAGGAAAGAAGACTTAGCCCTGTCAGTGGGGGAGAGAGGTCCTCGGTGGTGCCCTGTGTGGTTCTGAAACCAGAAAGGATCAGAAAGAG GAAGGCAGAAACCCCAGAAGCTCAGGACGAAGCTCCCTCTACTCCCCATCGTACCCGCAGAAAGAGTTTTCTCTTGACTTTGAATCGGATCAAGCAGCAGCTTCG GTTTTTAGGTAATAGTAAAAATGACGAAGATGAAGAGTTTCTGTCGGAAACAGAGATTTCAGACTCTAACACTGTGGAGGAAGAGGCTTTGACACCACCCCTTCCAAGGAGAACATGCAGTTATGTGTCCAGAAATCTACACTCTTCCACAAAGTCATCCTTAGAGACCCTCTCCAAGACACCAAAGAAAACT CCCAAGCCTAGGATGCCACGCGATGCCACTCCCCAGATCTGCCGCCGAAACGTGGCTGCCCAGGGGCCGGCCACCGTGCTAGAGGAGGCGCGGCTGAG TCTGCACGTTTCTGCTGTACCTGACTCTCTTCCCTGCCGGGAAAAGGAATTCCAAGATATCTACAACTTTGTGGAAAGCAAACTCCTTGACCATACTGGAGG GTGCATGTATATCTCCGGGGTACCTGGGACAGGGAAGACTGCCACTGTGCACGAGGTGATCCACTACCTGCAGCGGGCGGCCCAAGCAAaggctcttcctccctttcagtacATTGAAGTCAATGGCATGAAGCTGACAGAGCCCCACCAAGTCTATGTGCAAATCTTGCAG AAGATGACAGGCCAAAAGGCAACAGCTAACCATGCAGTAGAAGTGCTGGCAAAGCGATTTTGCACTCAAGGGTCCTCTCAGGAAACCACTGTGCTGCTTGTGGACGAG CTCGACCTTCTGTGGACTCAGAAGCAAGATGTAATGTACAATCTCTTTGACTGGCCCACTCACAAGGAAGCCCGGCTTGTGGTCCTGGCCATTGCCAATACCATGGACCTGCCAGAGCGCATCATGATGAACCGGGTATCAAGCCGACTG GGTCTCACCAGGATGTCCTTCCAGCCCTATACTTACAGGCAGTTGCAGCAGATCCTAGTGTCCCGACTCCAACATTTAAAAGCCTTTGAGGATGATGCCATCCAGTTGGTGGCCAGGAAG GTAGCAGCCCTCTCTGGGGATGCACGGCGCTGCCTGGACATTTGTAGGCGTGCCACGGAGATCTGTGAACTCTCCTGCCAGAAGCCTGACTCCCCTGGCGTGGTCACTGTAGCCCACTTGCTGGAAGCAGTCGATGAGATGTTTTCGTCATCCTACATCACTGCCATCAA aaattcCTCTGTTATGGAAAAGAGCTTCCTGAGAGCAATCCTCACAGAGTTTCATCGATCAGGACTGGAAGAAGCAACATTTCAACAG
- the ORC1 gene encoding origin recognition complex subunit 1 isoform X3 has protein sequence MSPRSSWRPRDLEPGSSASQSDALSTAPLPGGMAHYFTRLKTRQTYSWVGSPVLDQKLHYRNYKEMSVTSRGCSTKIHIQVGQFVLIEGDDDENPYVAKLIELFEDDSESPFSKRARVQWLIRFCEIPVGKQHLLGRKPDAQEIFWYDCPVCDSNIDAEAIISPVQVVSLAPDEVLPMDLKNEKTLFVKLSWNERNFRPLTPELFAELNKLQEGSFRCQKPMEAKTHGTESPSWTTTEHVLKRIESRHSTSKSHQIPTHHVTPRARKKLELGSFPVIPDPGTSQQTSSLGSPRRPKWKVAPEITSPSKRSQREALQTSSRALKAPEKTGESQHSYADENKKPSRGCHMNLRARVAALKTTEFSEERRLSPVSGGERSSVVPCVVLKPERIRKRKAETPEAQDEAPSTPHRTRRKSFLLTLNRIKQQLRFLGNSKNDEDEEFLSETEISDSNTVEEEALTPPLPRRTCSYVSRNLHSSTKSSLETLSKTPKKTPKPRMPRDATPQICRRNVAAQGPATVLEEARLSLHVSAVPDSLPCREKEFQDIYNFVESKLLDHTGGCMYISGVPGTGKTATVHEVIHYLQRAAQAKALPPFQYIEVNGMKLTEPHQVYVQILQKMTGQKATANHAVEVLAKRFCTQGSSQETTVLLVDELDLLWTQKQDVMYNLFDWPTHKEARLVVLAIANTMDLPERIMMNRVSSRLGLTRMSFQPYTYRQLQQILVSRLQHLKAFEDDAIQLVARKVYRQHVELCRMEGLPYPTMSETMAVCSHLGSCRLLLVEPSRNDMLLRLRLNVSQGDVLYALKDE, from the exons atgagcccgcgctcaagctggcgacctcgggatctggaacctgggtcctcagcgtcccagtctgatgctctatccactgcaccactgcctg GAGGCATGGCACATTACTTCACAAGGCTGAAGACCAGACAAACTTACTCATGGGTTGGAAGCCCGGTGTTGGATCAAAAACTACACTACCGAAACTACAA AGAAATGAGTGTGACATCAAGAGGTTGTTCGACTAAGATTCACATCCAAGTGGGACAGTTCGTGTTGATTGAAGGGGATGATGATGAAAATCCGTATGTTGCTAAATTGATTGAGCTGTTTGAAGATG ATTCTGAATCTCCTTTCAGTAAGCGTGCTCGAGTACAGTGGCTTATCCGATTCTGTGAAATCCCTGTTGGTAAACAGCATTTGCTGGGTCGGAAGCCTGATGCACAGGAGATATTCTGGTATGATTGCCCTGTCTGTGACAGCAACATTGATGCTGAGGCCATCATCAGCCCTGTGCAG GTAGTATCTTTAGCCCCTGATGAAGTATTACCTATGGAtctgaaaaatgagaagacaCTCTTTGTAAAACTGTCTTGGAATGAAAGGAACTTCAGACCATTAACCCCAGAGCTGTTTGCGGAGTTGAATAAGCTGCAAGAAGGCAGTTTTAGATGCCAGAAGCCCATGGAAGCCAAAACTCATGGCACAGAAAGCCCTTCTTGGACCACAACAGAGCATGTGCTCAAAAGGATTGAATCAAGGCACTCCACCTCCAAATCCCATCAAATTCCTACCCATCATGTTACCCCAAGGGCAAGGAAGAAGCTAGAGCTTGGCA GTTTCCCTGTGATACCTGACCCTGGGACTTCCCAGCAGACTTCATCTTTGGGTTCTCCCAGAAGACCTAAATGGAAAGTGGCCCCTGAGATCACCTCACCTTCTAAGAGGTCTCAGCGCGAGGCACTTCAGACCTCATCTCGAGCTCTGAAAGCCCCAGAGAAAACTGGGGAGAGTCAACACTCTTATGCTGATGAGAACAAGAAGCCTTCACGTGGATGTCACATGAATCTGAGAGCCCGAGTTGCAGCTTTGAAAACCACAGAGTTTAGTGAGGAAAGAAGACTTAGCCCTGTCAGTGGGGGAGAGAGGTCCTCGGTGGTGCCCTGTGTGGTTCTGAAACCAGAAAGGATCAGAAAGAG GAAGGCAGAAACCCCAGAAGCTCAGGACGAAGCTCCCTCTACTCCCCATCGTACCCGCAGAAAGAGTTTTCTCTTGACTTTGAATCGGATCAAGCAGCAGCTTCG GTTTTTAGGTAATAGTAAAAATGACGAAGATGAAGAGTTTCTGTCGGAAACAGAGATTTCAGACTCTAACACTGTGGAGGAAGAGGCTTTGACACCACCCCTTCCAAGGAGAACATGCAGTTATGTGTCCAGAAATCTACACTCTTCCACAAAGTCATCCTTAGAGACCCTCTCCAAGACACCAAAGAAAACT CCCAAGCCTAGGATGCCACGCGATGCCACTCCCCAGATCTGCCGCCGAAACGTGGCTGCCCAGGGGCCGGCCACCGTGCTAGAGGAGGCGCGGCTGAG TCTGCACGTTTCTGCTGTACCTGACTCTCTTCCCTGCCGGGAAAAGGAATTCCAAGATATCTACAACTTTGTGGAAAGCAAACTCCTTGACCATACTGGAGG GTGCATGTATATCTCCGGGGTACCTGGGACAGGGAAGACTGCCACTGTGCACGAGGTGATCCACTACCTGCAGCGGGCGGCCCAAGCAAaggctcttcctccctttcagtacATTGAAGTCAATGGCATGAAGCTGACAGAGCCCCACCAAGTCTATGTGCAAATCTTGCAG AAGATGACAGGCCAAAAGGCAACAGCTAACCATGCAGTAGAAGTGCTGGCAAAGCGATTTTGCACTCAAGGGTCCTCTCAGGAAACCACTGTGCTGCTTGTGGACGAG CTCGACCTTCTGTGGACTCAGAAGCAAGATGTAATGTACAATCTCTTTGACTGGCCCACTCACAAGGAAGCCCGGCTTGTGGTCCTGGCCATTGCCAATACCATGGACCTGCCAGAGCGCATCATGATGAACCGGGTATCAAGCCGACTG GGTCTCACCAGGATGTCCTTCCAGCCCTATACTTACAGGCAGTTGCAGCAGATCCTAGTGTCCCGACTCCAACATTTAAAAGCCTTTGAGGATGATGCCATCCAGTTGGTGGCCAGGAAG